From a single Nostoc edaphicum CCNP1411 genomic region:
- a CDS encoding SDR family oxidoreductase, which translates to MFLVTGATGGIGRRVVRLLRQREQSVRAFVRLNSRYSELEHRGAEIFIGDLLQEKDIQKASRGVRYIISAHGSDSDALSLDYRANIELIDQAKANGVEHFVFISVLGADRGYEDAPVFKAKRAVERYLAASGLNYTILRPAGLASNLLPLVERFRETGLYLLIGDRKNRTSIVSTDDLARIVVDSVTVEGARNQILPVGGPEILLREDIPRIFGRIFAKEPVIINSPLFLIDGLQGALGLFNPQIQKALGTYRTLLANEFFCTKDEIANLEAIYNFKLETLENFLRRYLAV; encoded by the coding sequence ATGTTTCTGGTAACTGGAGCAACGGGAGGAATTGGTCGCAGAGTTGTGCGACTCCTACGGCAACGAGAACAGTCTGTGCGGGCATTTGTCCGCCTTAACTCGCGCTACAGCGAGTTAGAACACCGGGGTGCAGAAATTTTCATTGGTGATTTGCTACAGGAAAAAGATATCCAGAAAGCTAGCCGAGGTGTGCGGTATATTATCAGCGCCCACGGTTCTGATAGCGATGCCCTATCCTTAGATTACCGCGCCAATATTGAACTTATTGACCAGGCAAAAGCCAATGGCGTCGAGCATTTTGTTTTCATTTCCGTACTGGGAGCCGATCGCGGTTATGAAGACGCTCCCGTTTTCAAAGCCAAACGAGCAGTAGAGCGATATTTGGCAGCTAGTGGCTTGAATTACACTATTTTACGCCCAGCTGGATTAGCATCTAACTTGCTGCCATTAGTAGAACGGTTTCGCGAAACAGGATTGTATCTGCTGATTGGCGATCGCAAAAACCGTACCTCAATTGTCAGTACCGATGATTTGGCAAGGATAGTAGTGGATTCTGTGACGGTTGAAGGCGCTCGTAACCAGATTTTACCCGTTGGAGGCCCGGAGATTTTATTGCGAGAAGATATTCCCCGAATTTTTGGTCGGATCTTTGCCAAAGAGCCAGTAATAATTAATTCACCACTATTTCTAATTGATGGATTACAAGGTGCATTGGGTTTATTTAATCCTCAAATCCAAAAAGCTTTGGGAACTTATCGCACATTGCTAGCAAATGAATTTTTCTGTACAAAAGATGAAATTGCCAATTTAGAGGCGATTTATAACTTTAAATTGGAGACATTAGAAAATTTTTTGCGGCGCTATTTAGCAGTTTGA
- a CDS encoding S1 RNA-binding domain-containing protein, with translation MNSESKLSQTANSSFTMDDFAKALEKHDYQFQKGQIVHGKVFQLDHDGAYVDIGGKSSAFLPRDEASLRAVTDLSEVLPLQEEMQFLIIRDQDAEGQVTLSRKQLEIQHIWERLAEMQENAQTVQVRVMGVNKGGVTVDILSLRGFIPRSHLAERDNLEALKGQNLTVGFLEINKNTNKLILSQRLATRSSNFSLLELGQLVEGKVTGIKPFGVFVDLSGMSALLHIKQVSQKFIESLEKVFQVGQPIKAVIIDLDEGKGRVALSTRVLENFPGEVLENMDEVMASAEARANRANNKASE, from the coding sequence ATGAATTCCGAATCGAAACTTTCTCAAACAGCCAATTCGTCATTTACAATGGACGATTTTGCCAAAGCACTAGAAAAACACGACTACCAATTTCAAAAGGGACAGATTGTACATGGCAAAGTGTTCCAACTTGACCATGATGGTGCATACGTTGATATTGGTGGCAAGTCGTCAGCTTTTCTGCCGCGCGATGAGGCTTCTTTGAGAGCAGTTACCGATTTATCGGAGGTGCTGCCACTGCAAGAGGAAATGCAATTTTTGATTATCCGAGATCAGGATGCAGAAGGTCAAGTCACCCTTTCTCGAAAGCAGTTGGAAATTCAGCACATCTGGGAACGACTGGCCGAAATGCAGGAAAATGCTCAGACTGTGCAAGTACGGGTTATGGGTGTGAATAAAGGCGGTGTCACCGTTGATATTCTCTCCTTGCGGGGATTTATTCCGCGATCGCACCTGGCAGAGCGTGATAATTTAGAAGCACTCAAAGGTCAAAATCTGACTGTGGGTTTTTTGGAAATTAATAAAAACACCAATAAACTCATTCTTTCTCAGCGTTTAGCAACTCGTTCTAGCAACTTCAGTTTATTAGAACTCGGTCAACTGGTGGAAGGCAAAGTTACCGGCATCAAACCTTTTGGTGTATTTGTCGATTTAAGTGGCATGAGCGCCTTGCTTCATATTAAGCAGGTAAGCCAAAAATTCATTGAATCTCTCGAAAAAGTATTTCAAGTTGGTCAGCCAATTAAAGCTGTAATTATTGACTTGGATGAAGGTAAAGGGCGTGTTGCTCTTTCTACCAGAGTTTTGGAAAACTTCCCTGGCGAAGTCTTAGAAAATATGGATGAAGTGATGGCTTCAGCTGAGGCGCGTGCCAATAGAGCTAATAATAAAGCATCTGAATAG
- a CDS encoding GntR family transcriptional regulator produces the protein MIQFRIQPDSEIPASTQLFNQIRFAIASRQYPPAYKLPSTRALAMQTGLHRNTISKVYRQLEEDGFVESMAGSGIYVRPQGHEGGSRLQSPILKQNPDAYQVVQKALDDLLTQGCSLNQARELFLAEIDWRLRCSARVLVAVPSYDMGAGELMVYELERSLKIPVQLVAMEELTAVLDKTTSATVVTSRYFISNVEAIAAPKAARVIPLDIYDYSKELSLLKTLPKENCVGIVSLSSGIARAAEVILHGLRGDELLVMTSQPKDAYKLQAMVKRAEVIISDQASFAAVQAAVQASDEDIIRPPKLIKVENYIGANSINLLKRELGLS, from the coding sequence ATGATTCAATTCCGTATTCAGCCAGACAGCGAAATTCCGGCATCAACCCAGCTGTTTAATCAAATCCGGTTTGCGATCGCTTCCCGGCAATATCCGCCTGCTTACAAATTACCAAGCACACGGGCGCTGGCAATGCAAACTGGGTTACACCGTAATACCATTAGCAAAGTTTACCGTCAACTGGAGGAAGACGGATTTGTTGAAAGTATGGCTGGTTCAGGAATTTATGTTCGTCCCCAAGGTCATGAGGGCGGTAGTAGACTGCAATCACCAATACTCAAACAAAATCCTGATGCATATCAAGTTGTCCAGAAAGCACTCGATGATCTGCTCACCCAAGGATGTTCACTCAATCAAGCCAGGGAGCTATTTTTAGCGGAAATTGACTGGCGCTTGCGTTGTAGTGCGCGGGTACTAGTTGCAGTTCCATCTTATGATATGGGTGCTGGTGAGTTGATGGTCTATGAATTAGAGCGATCGCTAAAAATCCCAGTCCAGTTGGTAGCAATGGAAGAATTAACAGCTGTGTTAGATAAAACTACCTCTGCGACAGTCGTCACAAGTCGGTATTTTATCAGTAATGTGGAAGCGATCGCAGCTCCAAAAGCTGCACGGGTAATTCCTTTGGATATCTACGACTACAGCAAGGAACTCAGCCTATTGAAAACCCTACCAAAAGAAAATTGTGTAGGCATAGTCAGCCTCAGTTCCGGCATTGCACGAGCAGCAGAAGTAATTCTCCACGGTTTGCGGGGGGATGAACTACTGGTGATGACTTCACAACCAAAAGATGCCTATAAACTTCAGGCTATGGTAAAACGGGCTGAGGTAATCATAAGTGATCAAGCTAGTTTTGCGGCAGTGCAAGCAGCCGTGCAAGCATCTGATGAAGATATTATTCGTCCACCAAAGCTGATTAAGGTTGAAAATTATATCGGCGCTAATTCAATTAACTTGCTAAAACGAGAACTGGGTTTGAGTTAA
- the sds gene encoding solanesyl diphosphate synthase, which translates to MTPATSLFTPVEADLRLLADNLKQLVGNRHPILFAAAEHLFGAGGKRIRPAIVLLISRATMLEQDITPRHRRLAEITEMIHTASLVHDDVVDESDVRRGVPTVHSLFGNRIAILAGDFLFAQSSWYLANLDNLEVVKLLSEVIMDLATGEIQQGLNRFDAGISIETYIEKSYYKTASLIANSSKAAGLLSEVSRETVEHLYSYGRHFGIAFQIVDDILDFTSTTDTLGKPVGSDLKSGNLTAPVLFALAEKPSLEVLIEREFAQEDDLEQALALIQDSQGIQQARELAAHHAKLAIEHLAVLPPSESHQALINIAEYTLSRLY; encoded by the coding sequence ATGACCCCAGCCACCTCCCTGTTTACCCCTGTGGAAGCAGACCTGCGACTACTAGCAGATAACCTAAAACAGCTAGTTGGAAACCGCCACCCCATTCTGTTTGCAGCAGCCGAACATTTATTCGGAGCTGGGGGAAAGCGTATCAGACCAGCAATTGTCCTGCTAATATCGCGGGCAACAATGTTAGAACAAGACATTACACCGCGTCACCGCCGCCTAGCTGAGATTACAGAAATGATTCACACAGCAAGTTTGGTACATGACGACGTGGTAGATGAATCAGACGTGCGGCGAGGCGTTCCCACTGTTCATAGTTTGTTTGGGAACCGCATTGCCATCTTAGCAGGAGATTTTCTCTTTGCCCAATCGTCCTGGTATTTAGCAAACTTGGACAATTTGGAGGTGGTGAAACTGCTCTCAGAAGTCATTATGGATCTGGCTACTGGGGAGATTCAGCAGGGATTAAATCGTTTTGATGCTGGTATCTCTATTGAAACTTACATTGAGAAGAGTTACTACAAAACAGCTTCGTTAATCGCTAACAGTTCTAAAGCAGCTGGATTGCTCAGTGAAGTCTCACGAGAAACTGTTGAGCATCTGTATAGCTACGGTCGTCATTTTGGTATAGCATTTCAAATTGTTGACGACATTCTAGATTTCACCAGTACAACAGATACCTTGGGTAAACCAGTGGGGTCGGATCTCAAAAGTGGTAATCTGACTGCACCGGTTTTATTTGCTTTAGCAGAAAAACCATCTTTAGAAGTGCTGATTGAACGAGAGTTTGCTCAAGAAGATGATTTAGAGCAAGCACTAGCATTAATTCAAGACAGTCAAGGTATACAGCAGGCGCGAGAGTTAGCTGCTCACCATGCTAAGTTAGCAATTGAACATCTTGCAGTTCTCCCACCCTCAGAATCCCACCAGGCATTGATTAACATAGCTGAGTACACACTGAGTCGCCTCTATTAA
- a CDS encoding S8 family peptidase produces MLIDDVNNNVLPDKQLNVTSISSLDSFNTKDDYSINFSGRSSYNSTSADVQLLNNGDSENTINATANAFSTGNYNSTNGYGLINGAAAVARATGQNTFADVPNLGGNNWGADLVKAPEVWAHGYTGQGVVVAVVDTGVDYNHEDLRNNIWTNANEIAGNGIDDDGNGYIDDNYGWNFSGNNNNTLDINGHGTHVSGTIAGENNNYGVTGIAYNAKIMPVKVLNDSGSGSYSSISKGIRYAVDNGANVINLSLGGASANRTLESAINYASSKGVIVVMAAGNDGDSLPDYPARYAYKSGIAVGAVDRNNNMPDFSNRSGTDEIAYVTAPGVKVYSSVPNNQYATYNGTSMATPHVAGVVALMLSANPNLTDAQVRQIVTETAGNTTQTTSSSLNISNVSSLASQVIAETARNNTQSTISSSNSYNFASLASQSMSGDNLLRVYTQTASYLTSQQTISSLNNSNVGFLIGQAITETAKYLTPGTLASFNNSDVGFLIGQAITETTKYLTPETLASFNNSDLGSLIGQAITETTKYLTPTAGNNGLANPELWSQFQNYEKILGSTNMDSNEDENNLDFGKLLEEMQKQIDQYRKFLGMV; encoded by the coding sequence ATGCTCATTGATGATGTTAATAACAATGTGCTGCCAGATAAACAGCTAAACGTCACTTCAATATCCTCATTAGATAGCTTTAATACGAAGGATGACTACAGCATTAACTTCAGCGGACGTAGTAGCTATAACTCAACTTCCGCGGACGTGCAGTTGCTAAATAACGGTGACTCCGAAAATACCATTAACGCTACTGCTAATGCTTTTAGCACTGGAAATTATAACTCCACCAATGGCTATGGCTTGATTAATGGGGCAGCAGCAGTGGCTAGAGCTACTGGTCAGAATACCTTTGCTGATGTTCCTAATCTTGGTGGCAATAATTGGGGGGCAGACCTTGTTAAAGCACCAGAAGTTTGGGCACATGGATACACAGGTCAAGGTGTTGTTGTTGCTGTTGTAGATACTGGGGTTGACTACAACCACGAGGATTTGAGGAATAATATCTGGACAAATGCCAACGAAATTGCTGGTAACGGTATAGATGATGATGGCAATGGTTATATTGATGATAATTACGGCTGGAACTTCTCTGGTAACAACAACAACACCCTAGACATAAACGGTCATGGCACCCATGTTTCCGGCACGATCGCAGGAGAAAATAATAACTACGGTGTCACTGGTATTGCATACAATGCCAAGATTATGCCCGTCAAAGTTTTAAATGACTCTGGCTCTGGTTCCTATAGTTCCATCTCTAAGGGTATTCGCTACGCTGTGGATAATGGAGCTAATGTAATTAATCTCAGTTTAGGAGGCGCATCTGCCAATCGTACTCTAGAGTCAGCTATTAACTATGCCAGCAGCAAAGGAGTGATTGTTGTCATGGCAGCAGGTAATGATGGTGACTCATTACCAGATTATCCCGCCCGTTATGCATACAAGTCGGGAATTGCAGTTGGGGCAGTAGATAGAAATAATAATATGCCCGACTTCTCTAACCGTTCTGGAACGGATGAAATCGCCTACGTCACAGCCCCAGGAGTCAAGGTCTACTCCTCAGTTCCGAATAATCAATATGCTACTTATAATGGCACTTCTATGGCTACTCCTCACGTTGCTGGTGTAGTTGCTCTAATGCTTAGTGCTAACCCCAACCTGACTGATGCCCAAGTACGTCAGATTGTCACAGAAACCGCAGGGAATACTACACAAACTACAAGCTCTAGTTTAAATATTTCTAATGTCAGTTCTCTAGCGAGTCAGGTGATTGCAGAGACAGCAAGAAATAATACACAAAGTACAATCTCTAGTTCTAATAGTTACAATTTTGCTTCTCTAGCGAGTCAGTCAATGTCTGGCGACAACCTGCTACGCGTTTATACACAAACCGCAAGTTATCTGACATCACAACAGACAATTTCTAGTCTTAATAATTCCAATGTTGGTTTTCTGATTGGTCAGGCAATTACAGAAACGGCAAAATATCTGACACCAGGAACCCTCGCTAGTTTTAATAATTCTGATGTCGGTTTTCTGATTGGTCAGGCAATTACAGAAACTACAAAATATCTGACACCAGAAACCCTCGCTAGTTTTAATAATTCCGATCTCGGTTCTCTGATTGGTCAGGCAATTACAGAAACGACAAAATATCTGACACCAACCGCAGGTAATAACGGATTAGCCAATCCAGAATTATGGTCGCAATTCCAAAACTATGAGAAGATTCTGGGCAGCACAAATATGGATAGCAATGAGGATGAAAATAATCTTGATTTTGGCAAACTACTAGAGGAAATGCAAAAACAAATAGATCAGTATAGAAAATTCTTGGGTATGGTTTGA
- the murI gene encoding glutamate racemase yields the protein MYSSSIFEGNLDDFSEQEPQRAPIGIFDSGVGGLTVLRQLYRQLPNESIIYFGDTARLPYGIRSQAEILRFTREIITWLQQQQVKMVIMACNTSSALALETVRQEFSIPILGVILPGARAAVQLGKRIGVIATPATAKSNAYKHAILEIAPDVQVWQVGCPEFVPLIEQNRIHDPYTAEVARAYLEPLLEQEIDTLVHGCTHYPHLTPVLRSLLPSQVQLVDPAVHVVAACAQELDLLGLKNTHLPLPTRFAVSGCPQQFSQSGVQWLGYTPMVEEVCFTDTAISKLQ from the coding sequence GTGTATTCATCTTCCATTTTTGAAGGGAATCTTGACGATTTTTCTGAGCAAGAACCCCAACGTGCCCCAATTGGCATCTTTGATAGTGGTGTGGGTGGGCTAACGGTATTGCGACAACTATATCGGCAACTCCCCAATGAATCAATTATTTATTTTGGGGATACAGCTAGACTTCCTTACGGAATTCGTTCACAAGCAGAAATCTTACGATTTACGCGTGAAATTATTACCTGGTTACAACAGCAGCAGGTAAAAATGGTGATTATGGCTTGCAACACTAGTTCTGCCCTAGCCTTAGAAACCGTGCGTCAAGAATTCAGCATACCCATTTTAGGAGTAATTTTACCGGGTGCAAGAGCGGCGGTGCAGCTAGGAAAGCGGATTGGTGTAATTGCCACTCCAGCCACAGCTAAGAGTAATGCTTATAAGCACGCCATACTCGAAATTGCTCCTGATGTCCAAGTCTGGCAAGTTGGATGTCCAGAGTTTGTACCACTGATTGAGCAAAATCGCATTCACGACCCTTACACTGCGGAAGTAGCACGAGCCTACTTAGAGCCTTTATTGGAGCAGGAAATTGATACCTTAGTCCACGGCTGTACCCATTATCCCCACCTTACACCAGTACTGCGATCGCTCCTCCCCTCTCAAGTCCAGTTAGTTGATCCAGCTGTTCACGTTGTGGCAGCTTGTGCCCAAGAGCTAGACTTACTAGGCTTAAAAAATACTCACTTACCACTACCAACTCGCTTCGCCGTCAGCGGTTGTCCACAACAGTTTTCCCAGTCAGGAGTGCAGTGGCTAGGCTATACCCCAATGGTTGAAGAGGTTTGCTTCACTGATACCGCTATTTCCAAACTCCAATAA
- a CDS encoding HlyD family efflux transporter periplasmic adaptor subunit gives MTNNKGQKYMVNAAQARQTKERFAQPEEQLTYELGKAVQELPPLYTRLLAGTMSAIVFGAIAWAYFSQIDEVATAPGELIASTQVRPVTSLAGGSIVAVKVQEGDRVTKGQILIQKDPDLQKTDVSRLAKSTRLIQDDLQRLDAERIGGTTTGTKVQDELLNSRLQDYQARQAGAEAEANRQIALIDQAKVRLTRLQDNLVNAKTSVANAKTNLANADSIRIKIESNLALAQEREKSLRTLITPGAVPRVDYLDAQERLTRAKTEITRSQDEVINAQNRITEAQDKVTSLEKDIAAQAQEIRQAEQAYNAARSQAQRVASERQSEILTQFNKRKEELTTVQGQLEQARKQQALETIEAPVAGTIYRVKATKGPVQVGEELVSILPEGEEMLLEVKVLNRDIGFIRQGMKAKVKMATFPFQEFGIVEGEVMQVSPNAIIDKELGLVFPTRIKLSKHTVNVRGQEVAFTPGMAATGEIVTRKKSILTFITEPVTRRFNEAFSVR, from the coding sequence ATGACAAATAACAAAGGACAAAAATATATGGTAAATGCTGCTCAAGCACGTCAGACAAAAGAGCGATTCGCCCAACCAGAGGAACAACTCACTTATGAATTAGGTAAAGCGGTACAGGAATTGCCACCCCTGTACACTAGATTATTAGCGGGAACGATGAGCGCCATTGTCTTTGGAGCGATCGCTTGGGCGTACTTTTCACAAATAGATGAAGTAGCAACAGCACCAGGGGAATTAATTGCTTCCACACAGGTAAGACCGGTGACATCCTTGGCTGGAGGGTCAATTGTCGCCGTCAAAGTGCAAGAAGGCGATCGCGTTACCAAAGGTCAAATTCTGATTCAAAAAGATCCAGACTTGCAGAAAACCGATGTTTCCCGCCTAGCCAAATCTACCAGATTAATTCAGGACGATTTGCAACGTTTGGATGCAGAACGCATTGGAGGCACAACTACTGGGACGAAAGTACAAGATGAACTTTTAAACTCCCGTTTGCAAGACTACCAAGCGCGTCAAGCAGGGGCGGAAGCAGAAGCAAATCGCCAAATAGCACTCATCGATCAAGCCAAAGTCCGGTTGACTCGATTGCAAGACAACTTAGTGAATGCCAAAACTAGCGTTGCAAATGCTAAAACTAACCTTGCCAATGCAGATAGCATCCGCATTAAAATTGAAAGTAATTTGGCTCTCGCCCAAGAAAGGGAAAAAAGCTTACGCACCCTAATTACTCCTGGCGCTGTACCTCGTGTCGATTACTTGGATGCCCAAGAAAGATTAACTCGTGCAAAGACAGAAATCACTAGATCACAAGATGAAGTGATTAACGCCCAAAATAGAATCACAGAAGCTCAAGATAAAGTCACATCATTAGAAAAAGATATTGCTGCCCAAGCCCAAGAAATTCGCCAAGCAGAACAAGCTTACAACGCTGCACGCAGTCAGGCCCAGCGTGTAGCATCAGAACGCCAAAGTGAAATTTTGACTCAGTTCAACAAGCGTAAAGAAGAACTGACAACTGTTCAAGGTCAATTAGAACAGGCGAGAAAACAGCAAGCATTAGAAACCATTGAGGCTCCAGTTGCGGGTACGATTTACAGAGTCAAAGCCACCAAAGGGCCAGTACAAGTGGGTGAAGAATTAGTGTCAATTTTGCCGGAAGGGGAAGAAATGCTCCTAGAAGTGAAAGTTCTCAACCGCGATATTGGGTTTATTCGTCAAGGAATGAAGGCAAAAGTGAAAATGGCAACTTTCCCCTTCCAGGAATTTGGCATTGTGGAGGGCGAAGTAATGCAAGTCAGTCCGAATGCAATTATTGATAAAGAATTAGGCTTAGTTTTTCCTACAAGAATTAAGTTAAGTAAACACACCGTAAATGTGCGGGGTCAGGAAGTAGCATTTACACCAGGGATGGCCGCTACAGGTGAAATTGTAACTCGTAAAAAGTCAATTTTGACATTCATCACTGAGCCTGTGACCCGACGGTTCAACGAGGCATTTTCGGTTAGGTAG
- a CDS encoding dienelactone hydrolase family protein, whose translation MTEQATITTTVNLLQDNIQVSAYLAEPKESGSYPGVVVLQEIFGVNVHIREVTERIAKLGYVAIAPALFQRIAPGFETGYTPEDIETGRSYAMQTQASELLSDIQLAIDYLKNLPQVKKDGFGCIGFCFGGHVAYLAATLPDIKVTASFYGAGITTRTPGGGAPTVTRTREIPGTLYGFFGKEDASIPAEQVDEIEAELEKYKIPHRVFRYDGADHGFFCDHRASYNPKAAADAWEQVKQLFSQLN comes from the coding sequence ATGACAGAGCAAGCAACAATTACCACAACGGTTAATCTTTTGCAAGATAATATTCAAGTGTCTGCTTATCTGGCGGAACCAAAAGAATCTGGCTCTTACCCAGGAGTGGTGGTATTACAAGAGATTTTTGGTGTCAACGTTCACATTCGGGAAGTTACAGAACGGATTGCCAAACTTGGGTATGTAGCGATCGCACCTGCGCTTTTTCAACGGATTGCTCCTGGCTTTGAAACCGGATACACACCCGAAGACATTGAAACTGGCAGAAGCTACGCCATGCAGACTCAAGCATCAGAGTTATTGAGCGATATTCAATTAGCAATTGACTACCTCAAAAATCTGCCCCAAGTGAAAAAAGATGGCTTTGGCTGTATTGGCTTCTGTTTTGGTGGTCATGTCGCATATCTTGCAGCCACTTTGCCAGATATTAAAGTTACAGCTTCCTTCTACGGTGCTGGAATTACCACTCGCACACCAGGAGGCGGCGCTCCTACTGTCACCCGTACCAGAGAAATTCCAGGTACTCTATATGGCTTCTTTGGTAAAGAAGATGCTAGCATCCCAGCGGAACAAGTAGACGAGATTGAGGCAGAGTTAGAAAAATATAAAATTCCTCATCGCGTGTTTCGCTACGATGGAGCTGATCACGGATTTTTCTGTGACCATCGTGCCAGTTATAATCCTAAAGCTGCGGCTGATGCTTGGGAGCAAGTAAAACAACTCTTTAGTCAACTAAACTGA
- a CDS encoding fatty acid desaturase family protein: protein MTISTEQKLIHQKIYAKELRSLMPPEAFIPDPSKLVILFINLAILILGWMIAARLDCWSPYLLWLYLPLTIVMGNSVVVLLFSTHDLMHGSVIKNARLSYIISFLGLTMLWMPPTLWKAVHNRVHHNHTNDLGDPDRNYLYEQSATWGKWIQDLFVPSTEVNPIWFTVGMTSAWGVHTFRNLTSVLFFNHESVDYVPAAFTVSPKDRRAIAGELLMMIMIHLSILIYLQFEPIKLILGYFLPIAIGYAGVMFYIYTNHLLCRMTSVNDPLINSMSLRVYKIFDLLHLNFSHHTEHHIFPGMNSDYYCLVRDLLETHYPERFNLLDAGEAWYLLLQTPRHYKDENTLTDWSGEKSVPCPTSDN from the coding sequence ATGACTATTAGTACCGAGCAGAAACTAATTCATCAGAAAATATATGCCAAAGAATTACGTTCCCTAATGCCACCTGAAGCATTTATTCCCGATCCAAGTAAATTAGTTATCTTGTTCATTAATCTGGCTATCTTGATTCTAGGTTGGATGATAGCGGCTCGGCTAGATTGTTGGTCGCCATATCTTTTATGGCTTTATCTACCTCTAACCATCGTTATGGGCAACAGCGTGGTTGTTTTACTATTTAGTACCCACGATCTGATGCATGGTAGCGTGATTAAAAACGCTCGATTATCCTATATCATTAGCTTTTTAGGGCTAACAATGTTGTGGATGCCACCAACGTTGTGGAAGGCAGTTCATAATCGAGTACATCATAATCACACTAATGATTTGGGCGACCCTGATCGCAATTACTTATATGAACAGTCTGCAACCTGGGGAAAATGGATTCAGGACTTATTTGTGCCTTCTACTGAAGTCAATCCGATATGGTTCACAGTGGGAATGACTTCTGCTTGGGGAGTACATACTTTTCGCAATCTGACATCTGTGCTATTTTTCAATCATGAATCCGTCGATTATGTTCCTGCTGCATTTACAGTCAGTCCTAAAGATCGTCGGGCGATCGCAGGTGAATTATTAATGATGATAATGATTCATCTGAGTATCCTCATCTATCTCCAGTTTGAACCCATAAAGCTCATACTTGGTTACTTTTTACCGATTGCAATTGGTTATGCTGGAGTAATGTTTTATATTTATACCAATCATTTACTTTGTCGGATGACCAGCGTTAACGATCCACTGATTAATAGTATGTCTCTCCGGGTTTATAAAATATTTGACCTGTTGCATTTAAATTTTTCTCACCATACTGAACATCATATTTTTCCAGGAATGAACTCTGATTACTATTGTCTGGTTAGGGATTTGTTAGAAACTCACTATCCTGAACGCTTTAATTTATTGGATGCTGGGGAGGCTTGGTACTTGCTGCTGCAAACTCCCCGACATTATAAAGATGAAAATACTCTTACAGATTGGTCAGGAGAAAAGTCTGTTCCCTGCCCTACAAGCGACAATTAA